Part of the Ignatzschineria larvae DSM 13226 genome, ACGATCTAAAGAGGAAGCGCATAGTAAAGCCCTTGCGCTATTAGATCGCGTTGGTTTAAAAGCCCATCTTGGTAAATACCCTACGCAGCTCTCCGGTGGGCAGCAGCAACGGGTAGCCATTGCCCGCGCCTTAGCGATGGATCCGAAAGTGATGCTCTTTGATGAGCCCACCTCGGCGCTTGATCCTGAAATGGTGCATGAAGTCTTAAATGTGATGACAGAACTTGCACAAGAGGGGATGACGATGATGTGTGTAACCCATGAAATGGGTTTTGCCAAACGCGTGGCCGGTCGGGTAATCTTTATCGATAGCGGTGAGATCTATGACGATCTCTCTAAAGAGGCTTTCTTCAATGGTACGCCGAGCACTCGCGCGCAAAACTTCTTGAAAAATATCTTTCATGATCAGTAGATGATCTGTAGCATTTTATAATTCATCAGCTACGATCTATCCTCTGTCGTGACAGCTCAATCCTCAGATAGGCATGATTCGCTTATTTGAGGATTGATTCCATTCTAGTTTTGTATCGATCCCATTATAAATAATAGTCTTTTTTATAAGATATTTACATACCATTTCAATGAATTAGTGCAGTTTTCTAAATAATTTCGGAAAAATTATCCCTTTTTTGCCAAACAACCTTTTTAGTAAAAGGTTGTTAACTCGATAAGAATGTGCATTTTCAAAAACATACTACAAAAAATCTACAAAAAAGATCAGTTTATCCTTAAAATCACGCCTCTTTCAGTCTATAATGTCGACAACAAATTAAAATTAGAATTTCTTTTATCACGTTATCTTTTCATGTCTCCATACCTTTGACTAGATAACAGTATTAAGGTGTCACAACTGTCCGCTGTGACACCTTTTCTTTTTGTCTTACAAAATATAGTAAATTTGGTTTAAGAAAAATGGCTTTTAAACAGCTATTGTGGGGTTTTAAAAGAAGATAAAACCTGGCTCACCAACACTTGCAAGATGCAGGATAGAACAGCTTCCTTGCCTCAATCAGCCGATGCGCCGGCATTTTAATAAGCTTCTTTTGAACCGATATTACTATAGTGTACATTCACACTACAACATTGAAGTGATCAGGCTCATTCAATAATTCTCATTGAATCATCCTAATTGTTCGCGTTAATTTGCTTGCGCTTCAGATAGATCATCTAGTTTAAAACACGCCACTTCGTGAGGATGTCCATCGGGATCAAGATATCGCTTCAACGCCGGTTGTGCTTGCCGGCATTTTGTCATCACAAACGGACAACGGGTATTAAAAGCGCAGCCCTCTGGCGGGTTCAATGGACTTGGCAACTCCCCTTGTAATGTAATCTTCTCCCGCTTATTCTCGCTATTTAAGCGCGGTGTCACTGATAAGAGCGCTTGAGTATAAGGATGAAGTGGATAGCGGAAAATTGCCTCATTACTCGCTTTTTCTACCGTCTTGCCGAGATACATTACCATCACATCATCGGCAATATGTTCCACCACCGATAAGTCGTGCGAGATAAAGAGATACGAAAGCCCAAGCTCTGCTTGCAGATCCATCATCAGATTAAGAACCTGCGCTTGCACCGAGACATCGAGCGCTGAGACTGGCTCATCGGCTATTACAATATCAGGATTGAGCATTAATCCTCGCGCAATAGCAATCCTTTGCCGCTGCCCCCCTGAGAACATATGGGGATAGCGATCATAAAATTCCGTACGAAGCCCCACCTTTTCCATCATCGCTAAGACTCGTGATTTGCGCTCATCTGCCGAGAGATCAGTATTAATCAGTAACGGCTCTTCAAGAATTTTACCAATCTTCTTTCGAGGATTGAGTGAACCATACGGATTTTGGAAAATAATCTGAATCTTCTGCCGGCGAATCGATTCCACTTCCGCTGATCGCGCCAATAGCGATTCCCCTTTGTATAAAAGCGCACCACCGGTTGGCGTTTCGATCATCGTTAAGACTTTGGCCAAAGTGGATTTACCACAGCCTGATTCTCCTACAACCGCTAATGTTCGTCCTTTTTCTAAGGTAAACGAGATCCCATTGAGCGCCTTAACGCTCCCCTTTCCCCGAAAGAGCCCACGATTAACGGTGTAATATTTCGTTAAATCTTCCGCCACTAATAAGGCTTGAATGTCGCTATGACCTCCTTTAGGCGTCTCTGCTGAATCTGCCGCCGTTTCTGTCGTCGCTTCTAAGGGTTCGGTTACAATGGTTTTTGGCGCTTCGCCTACCATCTGTAATGTGGCATCTGCTTGATGTTCTCTATACATAATTCACCTCCTCACCCTTTGCCGTATCGTCTTTTTGAACCGGCATCTCTCTTTTTGTGATTAATGGAAAATGGCATTTCACCCAATGATCCTCTACTGCCACTAAGGCAGGCTCTTTTGCCATACAAAGGGGCTGACGATAAGGACAGCGAGGATTGAGTAGACAACCACTTGGGCGATCATATTTCCCCGGCACCACACCCGGCAACGATTCTAAGCGGGATTTCCCCTGTGAAAATTCTGGCAATGACTTCAACAAGGCTTCGGTATAAGGATGTAGTGGATGTGCAAAAATCGCATCCGCTTTAGCTATTTCCACCACTTGCCCGGCATACATTACGACAATTTTATCCGCCGCTTCCGCCACTAACGCTAAATCGTGGGTAATCAGCAGTAGCGCCATATTCTGCTCTTGTTGTAACTTCAATAACAGATTCATAATCTGCCCTTGAATCGTGACATCAAGTGCCGTTGTCGGCTCATCGGCAATGAGTAATTTCGGCCGGCAAGCAATCGCCATGGCAATCATCACCCGCTGACTCATTCCCCCTGATAACTGATGAGGATAGAGCGACAATCGATTCTTGGCATCGGGAATCCCGACTTCTGTGAGCAGCTCAATCGCCCGCGCTTTACGTGCTCGGCGACTGCCGCCTTGATGCACCTTTAAGGTCTCCATAATCTGATAACCCACCGTAAATGCAGGATTCAATGCCGTCATCGGATCTTGGAAAATCATCGCCACATCCGCCCCTAAAATCTTCCGGCGCGCTTTGTGAGATAAGGTTTGCAGATCAATATCATTAAAATGAAGTGCTTCTGCCGTCACCGTTCCCGGGAAATCAATCAAGCCCATAATCGCTAAAGAGCTCACCGATTTACCCGAGCCCGATTCCCCAACAATACCGACCACTTCACCGGCATCAACAGAGTAGCTGATCTGATCTACCGCGCGGAAACGATCCCCTTTTTCACCAAACTCCACTGTCAGTTGGTCTACGCTTAATAGTGTCATTCTCTCCCCCTTAAACCTTTAGCTTCGGATCAAGCGCATCCCGCAGACCATCGCCCATCAGGTTAAATGCTAATACCGTTAATAAAATCGCAATGCCCGGAAATGCCACAACCCACCAAGCAGATTGAGTATATTGCAAGACATCTGAGAGCATCGTGCCCCACTCCGGTGTCGGTGGTTGTGCGCCCATCCCTAAGAATCCTAATGCAGCCATATCCAAAATCGCATTGGAAAACCCTAATGTGGCCTGCACAATTAAAGGCGCTAAACAGTTGGGCAAAATATTGATAAACATCTGCCGAGTATGGCGTGCTCCGGCGACTTTTGAGGCCACCACATAATCTTTCTCCATCTCACTCATCACCGTTGCCCGGGTTAAGCGTACATAGTGAGGTAACGCCACAAAAGCAAGCGCAATAGAGGCATTGACAATAGAGGGCCCAAAGATCGCCACTAACACTAACGCAAGCAGAAGACTAGGGAGCGCTAACATAATATCCACAACGCGCATAATAATGCTCTCTAAAATACCGCCAAAATAGCCTGCTAATAGCCCAAGGGTTATCCCTAAAATTAAGGATACAATCACGACGACAACGCCCACGAGAAGCGATAGCCGCGCGCCATAAATTAGCCGACTTAAGATATCTCGGCCCACATCATCAGTGCCGAGGATAAATTGCCACGAACCGCCCTCCATCCAAACCGGTGGCATTAAGAGATGCCCTCGAAATTGTTCTGCCGGCGAATGGGGGGCAATCCACTGTGCAGCAAGTGCAACGATAATAATGAATAGAATAAAGATCAAACCTGCAACGGCACCCCGATTTTTACTAAAATAGCGCCAAAATTGGGCAAAAGCGCCTTGCGGGGCCTTTAAGAGTAGAAGCTCAGGATCTACCGGTCGATTCTCCTCTAACCGCATCTCCCCATCTTCTAATAGGACATTTAAGTCTCGATTATGATGTGTCATCTGTCGCTCCTATTTATGTCGAATACGGGGATCTACAAAACCATAGAGCAGATCCACTAAAAAGTTGACGATAATAATCAATGAGGCCACTAAAAGTACACCACTTTGTACGACCGGGTAATCCCGCCGTTGTAGCGCTTCAATGAGCCAACGCCCTACACCAGGCCAAGAGAAGATCGTCTCCGTTAAGATTGCGCCCCCTAACATCGTCCCCACTTGTAAGCCAATCACCGTAATCACCGGAATTAAGGCATTTCTTAAAGCGTGAATTAAAATAATGCGCGCGCGCCCTAAACCTTTCGCTCTTGCAGTCAGAATATAATCTTCACTCAACACTTCTAACATTGAAGAGCGCGTCATCCGAACAATCACCGCAAGAGGAATGGTGCCTAAGACAATCGCCGGCAGAATCAGATGATGAATCGCATCC contains:
- the dppC gene encoding dipeptide ABC transporter permease DppC, with translation MRLEENRPVDPELLLLKAPQGAFAQFWRYFSKNRGAVAGLIFILFIIIVALAAQWIAPHSPAEQFRGHLLMPPVWMEGGSWQFILGTDDVGRDILSRLIYGARLSLLVGVVVVIVSLILGITLGLLAGYFGGILESIIMRVVDIMLALPSLLLALVLVAIFGPSIVNASIALAFVALPHYVRLTRATVMSEMEKDYVVASKVAGARHTRQMFINILPNCLAPLIVQATLGFSNAILDMAALGFLGMGAQPPTPEWGTMLSDVLQYTQSAWWVVAFPGIAILLTVLAFNLMGDGLRDALDPKLKV
- a CDS encoding peptide ABC transporter ATP-binding protein, translated to MVGEAPKTIVTEPLEATTETAADSAETPKGGHSDIQALLVAEDLTKYYTVNRGLFRGKGSVKALNGISFTLEKGRTLAVVGESGCGKSTLAKVLTMIETPTGGALLYKGESLLARSAEVESIRRQKIQIIFQNPYGSLNPRKKIGKILEEPLLINTDLSADERKSRVLAMMEKVGLRTEFYDRYPHMFSGGQRQRIAIARGLMLNPDIVIADEPVSALDVSVQAQVLNLMMDLQAELGLSYLFISHDLSVVEHIADDVMVMYLGKTVEKASNEAIFRYPLHPYTQALLSVTPRLNSENKREKITLQGELPSPLNPPEGCAFNTRCPFVMTKCRQAQPALKRYLDPDGHPHEVACFKLDDLSEAQAN
- the dppD gene encoding dipeptide ABC transporter ATP-binding protein: MTLLSVDQLTVEFGEKGDRFRAVDQISYSVDAGEVVGIVGESGSGKSVSSLAIMGLIDFPGTVTAEALHFNDIDLQTLSHKARRKILGADVAMIFQDPMTALNPAFTVGYQIMETLKVHQGGSRRARKARAIELLTEVGIPDAKNRLSLYPHQLSGGMSQRVMIAMAIACRPKLLIADEPTTALDVTIQGQIMNLLLKLQQEQNMALLLITHDLALVAEAADKIVVMYAGQVVEIAKADAIFAHPLHPYTEALLKSLPEFSQGKSRLESLPGVVPGKYDRPSGCLLNPRCPYRQPLCMAKEPALVAVEDHWVKCHFPLITKREMPVQKDDTAKGEEVNYV
- a CDS encoding amino acid ABC transporter ATP-binding protein, with product MITYQNVSKFYGQFQVLKNCSTQIAEKEVVVVCGPSGSGKSTLIQCANGLEPFQQGDIIINGHSLANPKVNINQVRAEVGMVFQHFELFPNMTIEQNLMLAQMKVLKRSKEEAHSKALALLDRVGLKAHLGKYPTQLSGGQQQRVAIARALAMDPKVMLFDEPTSALDPEMVHEVLNVMTELAQEGMTMMCVTHEMGFAKRVAGRVIFIDSGEIYDDLSKEAFFNGTPSTRAQNFLKNIFHDQ